TTGCGCAGCACGGCGCGCCCGACCGCACCTTCGCCCCAGTTGTACGACGCCAGCGCCAGATGCCAGTCGCCGTGCATTTCGTAAATCTTCTGCAGGTATTCGAGCGCTGCCTGGGTTGAGGCGACGATGTCGCGCCGGTCGTCGCGCTGCGCGTTCTGTTCGAGTCCGTACAGCTTGCCGGTGGACGGGATGAACTGCCACAGACCGGACGCCTTGGCCACCGACAGTGCCTCGGGGTTGTAGGCGCTTTCCACCATGGGCAGCAGCGCCAGTTCGGTCGGCAGACCGCGCTTCTCGATCTCTTCGACGATGTGGAACATGTAGCGCCGGCCCCGTTCGGACATGCGGCGGAAGTAGTCGGGTCGGTTCAGATACCAGGCCTGGTGCTCTGCGACCAGCGGGTGGTCGAGGTCGGCCATGCCGAAGCCCTTGCGGATGCGTTCCCACAGGTCGTCCGGCGGCAGGGTGAGGTCGACCGGCTTGATTTCATCTTCCGGTGCCCGGACGATTTCGGTCGGTTCGGGGAAGGGGATGGGTTCGGCCTTGCCCGGTTTGATGCCCGGTGTGCGGCTGGTGTCACCCGGTTTTTTCGTCACCCGGCTGCGATCCGGCGTGCTGACTGATGACCGTGCAACGGGCGCGTCGCCGGAATTCTCGCTGACCACGCTGGTGGCCGCGCAGCCGGCGAGCAGCAGGCCCGACAGCAGGAGTGCGGCGCGGCGCAGGAGGGAGTCGATGAGAAGCGGCATTGCTGCGAAAGAGCCAAACCCCGAATGCTAGCCACCCGGAGCATGCAGCGTCAAACCCGATTGCGGACGCTGCCGGCATTGAAGAACCGATGAAGAGACCCCGGACGGACCGCATGGGTTGCACATAGTTTCGTTTCGTCAGACACCCGCACGCGCGGCGCGCCCGTGGCTTATGATGCGGAAAAAAGGGTATGTCCATGAAAGCGCTGATCATTGAAGATTCCCAGACGGGGCTCGCCGTCATCAGTCAGCATCTCGAACGAATGGGCATTCTGCCTATTGCCGCCACCGACGGCGAAGCCGGCATTGCCGCTTTCCGTGAACACAACCCGGACATCGTGCTGCTCGACGTGGTGCTGCCGGGCATCGACGGCTACGAGGTCGCGCGACGCATCCGCGCCATCGAGCAGTCCGGCGAATGGACGCCCATCCTCTTCCTGACCGCGCGTACCGCCGATACCGATCTGGTGCAGGGCATCACCGCCGGCGGAGATGACTACCTGTTCAAGCCGGTCAGCGAAGTGGTGCTGGCGGCAAAGGTACGTGCGATGCAGCGCATCCTTCAGATGCGCTATTCGCTGGTGGTGCTGACGCGCAAGCTCGATGCCGCCAATCAGGAATTGACCCGGCTGAGTTCGCTCGACGGCCTGACCGGGCTGGCCAACCGCCGCCAGCTCGACGAAACCATCATGCGCGAATGGCGGCGCGCGGCACGCTACAAGCGGCCGATCGCGCTGGCACTGGTCGATGTGGACAACTTCAAGCAGTACAACGACACCTACGGTCACATCGCCGGCGACGAATGCCTGAAAAGCGTCGCCAATGCCTTGCTCGCGGTGTCGCGCCGACCGAGTGATCTGGTGGCGCGCTACGGTGGCGAGGAATTCGCGCTGGTGCTGCCGGAAACGGATCTGAGCGGTGCGCGCCGGGTCGGCGAGGGTTTGTGCGACTCGATCCGCGCGCTCGGCATCGAACATCGTGCGGTGCCGGGCGGCAAGCTGACCATCAGTGTCGGCGTCGCCAGCACGACACCCGGGCAGGAAAGCGGCGGTCCGCAAAGCCTGCTCGCAGAGGCCGACTTCGCGCTCTATTCCGCCAAGGCCGGCGGTCGTGACCGCGTCGGCTACAAGGTGCCGGAAGTCGCCGTGGAGTGATTTGCGGCGACGACGCCTCGTCAAAAAGCGTTTTTCCACTCCCGAAGTATCGCGAACACCTCGACCGGACTGTTCAATCTGCGGCCGGCGTGTGCTTCGGCCGCGCGGATGACTGCCGCTTCGCGCACGCGCAGGAAGGGGTTGGTCGCCAGTTCTTCGGCCAGTGCGAACGGTACGCTGGGCTGATCGGCGGCTCTGAGTTTCGCGACGCGCCGTGCGCGGGCGATCAGCGCCTGGTTGTCCGGTTCGACCGCCAGCGCGAAGCGCAGATTGGAT
The sequence above is a segment of the Methyloversatilis sp. RAC08 genome. Coding sequences within it:
- a CDS encoding GGDEF domain-containing response regulator, translating into MSMKALIIEDSQTGLAVISQHLERMGILPIAATDGEAGIAAFREHNPDIVLLDVVLPGIDGYEVARRIRAIEQSGEWTPILFLTARTADTDLVQGITAGGDDYLFKPVSEVVLAAKVRAMQRILQMRYSLVVLTRKLDAANQELTRLSSLDGLTGLANRRQLDETIMREWRRAARYKRPIALALVDVDNFKQYNDTYGHIAGDECLKSVANALLAVSRRPSDLVARYGGEEFALVLPETDLSGARRVGEGLCDSIRALGIEHRAVPGGKLTISVGVASTTPGQESGGPQSLLAEADFALYSAKAGGRDRVGYKVPEVAVE